One window from the genome of Moorena sp. SIOASIH encodes:
- a CDS encoding M4 family metallopeptidase encodes MQRERALSALVESGQFRGVRQELADFSTRPSAREPGAAKERVIYNADYQTRLPGRKVRGEGDPATGDTAVDEAYDGSGATFDLYRDIYERNSIDDRGMVLSSTVHYGSGFDNAFWNGQQMTYGDGDEDLPEEERLFNRFTIAIDIIGHELTHGVIQYEAGLVYRNQPGALNEHFADVFGILVKQRTLNQTASESDWVIGAGLFTENVNATGIRSMKEPGSAYNDPRLGKDPQPGHMRDIYTGSQDNGGVHINSGIPNRAFYIAALDIGGYAWDKAGWIWYLTLRDKLGTTSDFNDAARETFKVAGDRFGVGSLEQKAVRKGWEEVGVEIIEQPPKPQPPEPPGCAAGAPDFIRSFFTPS; translated from the coding sequence ATGCAGCGAGAACGGGCATTGAGCGCCCTAGTGGAATCTGGTCAGTTCCGTGGGGTGCGCCAGGAATTAGCTGACTTCTCCACACGACCGAGTGCCCGAGAACCAGGAGCAGCCAAAGAACGGGTGATCTACAATGCAGACTACCAAACTCGTTTACCTGGCCGTAAAGTCCGGGGGGAAGGAGACCCGGCCACAGGTGACACAGCAGTGGATGAAGCCTACGATGGTTCTGGAGCCACCTTTGATTTATATCGTGACATATACGAGCGGAACTCGATTGATGATCGCGGGATGGTTTTGAGTTCAACCGTTCATTATGGGAGCGGTTTTGACAACGCCTTCTGGAATGGTCAACAGATGACCTATGGGGATGGGGATGAAGATTTGCCAGAAGAGGAGAGACTCTTCAATCGCTTTACTATCGCCATCGATATTATTGGCCATGAGCTGACCCATGGGGTGATCCAATATGAAGCGGGACTGGTCTATCGGAATCAACCAGGTGCTCTCAACGAACACTTCGCTGATGTGTTCGGAATCCTAGTTAAGCAACGGACACTCAACCAAACTGCTAGTGAATCGGATTGGGTGATTGGAGCTGGTCTGTTTACTGAGAATGTCAATGCTACAGGCATTCGCTCCATGAAAGAACCAGGGAGTGCTTATAACGACCCCAGACTAGGTAAAGACCCTCAACCAGGTCATATGAGAGACATCTATACCGGGTCTCAAGATAATGGTGGGGTTCATATCAATTCTGGTATCCCCAACCGAGCCTTCTACATTGCTGCTCTGGACATTGGTGGATACGCTTGGGACAAGGCCGGTTGGATTTGGTATCTTACCTTGAGGGATAAGCTGGGTACCACCTCAGATTTTAATGATGCTGCCAGAGAGACATTCAAGGTGGCAGGAGACCGATTTGGTGTTGGCAGCCTGGAACAAAAAGCTGTCCGTAAAGGTTGGGAAGAGGTAGGTGTTGAGATTATTGAACAGCCTCCGAAACCTCAACCCCCCGAACCCCCAGGATGCGCCGCAGGTGCACCAGACTTTATCAGGTCTTTCTTCACCCCCTCTTAG
- a CDS encoding transposase, with amino-acid sequence MEFKAVLKEPQKLAINEAIRTARFVRNKVLRYWMDNRGTGKKELYRYNTQLREEFKFVKDLNSHACQASVENVERAIKRFFDNCKNKVPGKKGYPRFKKYFRSVEYKQSGWKLSPDKKSIKFTDKKGIGQVKLKGTWDLWRFDQKLIKRVRIVQRADGYYVQFCVKIDNSEQLEATGFTVGLDVGLKEFYTDSDGYTERLPRFYRNGEKRLKFYQRRVSRKKKGSANRKKAINKLGRQHLKISRQREEHAKRLARCVIRSNDLVAYVRAACRRQDLRVKNLVKNHCLAKSINDAGWYQFREWLEYFGQKFGRVTVAVNPAYTSQNCSSCGKVVKKSLSTRTHICECGCQLDRDHNAAKNILTRALSTVGHTGTFLNARGESTSTLLGSGLDEQVGSLNRESPGF; translated from the coding sequence ATGGAGTTCAAGGCTGTTCTCAAAGAGCCTCAAAAGTTAGCAATAAATGAAGCTATTAGAACGGCTCGTTTTGTCCGTAACAAGGTACTTCGGTACTGGATGGACAATCGTGGAACAGGGAAGAAAGAACTCTATCGATACAACACTCAATTAAGGGAAGAGTTTAAATTTGTTAAAGACCTCAATAGTCATGCTTGTCAAGCCTCTGTTGAGAACGTAGAACGTGCTATAAAACGTTTCTTTGATAACTGCAAGAATAAAGTTCCTGGGAAGAAAGGTTATCCTCGCTTTAAAAAATATTTTAGGTCAGTCGAGTATAAGCAATCTGGATGGAAGTTATCCCCAGATAAGAAGTCTATAAAGTTCACCGACAAGAAAGGCATTGGGCAAGTCAAACTTAAAGGTACCTGGGACTTGTGGCGTTTCGACCAGAAGCTAATTAAGCGAGTTCGGATTGTTCAAAGAGCCGACGGGTACTATGTTCAGTTTTGTGTCAAAATAGATAACTCAGAACAGCTAGAAGCTACTGGCTTTACCGTAGGACTAGATGTCGGCTTAAAAGAATTTTACACTGATTCTGATGGCTATACTGAACGCTTACCTAGATTCTATCGCAATGGAGAAAAACGATTAAAATTTTATCAACGTCGAGTTTCCCGAAAGAAAAAAGGCTCTGCTAACCGAAAAAAAGCTATTAATAAACTAGGCAGACAGCACCTCAAAATAAGTAGGCAGCGTGAAGAACATGCCAAGAGACTGGCGCGTTGCGTAATCCGGTCTAACGACCTGGTCGCCTATGTTCGCGCAGCGTGCCGAAGGCAAGATTTGAGAGTCAAAAACTTGGTCAAAAACCACTGTCTAGCTAAGTCTATTAATGATGCTGGTTGGTACCAATTTCGGGAATGGTTGGAATATTTTGGCCAAAAGTTTGGGCGGGTAACTGTTGCAGTAAACCCTGCCTATACAAGCCAAAATTGCTCCAGCTGCGGCAAAGTGGTCAAAAAATCATTATCTACTAGAACCCATATCTGTGAATGTGGATGTCAGCTAGACAGAGACCACAATGCTGCCAAAAATATTTTAACTAGAGCCTTAAGTACGGTGGGGCACACCGGAACTTTTCTTAACGCTCGGGGAGAATCGACCTCTACTCTTCTTGGTTCCGGCCTGGATGAGCAAGTTGGCTCGCTGAACCGAGAATCCCCCGGTTTCTAA
- a CDS encoding sodium:solute symporter family protein codes for MQLVDWLIVLVYLVLSLGLGLYLSRKASGSLVDFFVSGRSLPWWLAGTSMAATTFSIDTPLYIAGVVGNRGIAGNWEWWSFGISHLIMIYIFARMWRRSEIVTDAELTEIRYGGSIAALLRGTKAFLFAVPINCIAIGYAMLAMVKVVGALEIWQSLGIATEASSLKLWSVLGVSVLVLVYAGFAGLWGVVATDFFQFFFALVGAMIVAVVAINHVGGIHQLIPKVQEVTQQDVLAFFPLTVGSGGISWSETAGISASTFCAYVFLQWWAWRRSDGGGEFVQRLAASKNEADAEKAAWLFNIFHYVIRTWPWILVALAAMVIYPDLADRELGYPKLMLDFLPPAMLGIVVTSLLAAFMSTVSTSINWGASYLTNDLYLRFVHPQATESELVLVGRIASVLVTVLGAIAAFFATDVATVFRLVIAIGTGPGLVLMLRWFWWRINAAAELTAMVAGFVVGFGTSVVPVIQIPDFGWRLLVTAGITGVLWVVVMLLTPPESDTTLDEFYRRVRPAGPGWKRQQLRTGLEPIQDLEHDLKRVLASILLMFGAMLAIGGFLLLKPLTGWVSLVIAVLGWMWLRQIKDKRE; via the coding sequence ATGCAACTCGTTGATTGGCTGATTGTCCTAGTCTACTTAGTCTTGTCCCTAGGGTTAGGACTATACCTCTCTCGCAAGGCTTCCGGCAGTCTTGTGGATTTCTTTGTTTCGGGGCGATCGCTCCCCTGGTGGTTAGCAGGTACCAGTATGGCTGCCACTACTTTTTCCATTGATACCCCCCTCTACATTGCCGGGGTAGTTGGCAATCGAGGGATTGCTGGCAACTGGGAATGGTGGAGTTTTGGCATATCCCATCTGATCATGATTTACATCTTTGCCCGGATGTGGCGACGTTCAGAAATTGTTACTGATGCCGAACTCACCGAAATCCGTTATGGTGGCTCCATCGCTGCCCTATTACGGGGAACCAAAGCCTTTCTGTTTGCTGTACCAATCAACTGTATTGCCATTGGCTATGCCATGCTAGCCATGGTCAAAGTCGTAGGTGCTCTAGAAATTTGGCAAAGCCTTGGTATTGCGACCGAAGCCAGTAGTCTAAAACTCTGGAGTGTATTAGGAGTAAGTGTTCTAGTCTTAGTCTACGCTGGCTTTGCTGGATTGTGGGGCGTAGTAGCTACAGATTTCTTCCAATTCTTTTTTGCCCTAGTCGGAGCAATGATAGTTGCTGTAGTTGCCATTAACCATGTCGGTGGTATTCATCAACTAATCCCAAAAGTGCAGGAAGTAACCCAACAGGATGTACTAGCCTTTTTTCCCCTCACTGTTGGTTCCGGAGGGATTAGTTGGAGTGAAACCGCTGGCATCAGTGCTAGCACATTCTGTGCCTATGTGTTCCTGCAATGGTGGGCATGGCGTCGCAGTGATGGCGGTGGTGAATTTGTCCAGCGCCTGGCCGCATCCAAAAATGAAGCAGATGCCGAGAAAGCGGCTTGGCTATTCAATATCTTTCACTATGTAATCCGGACCTGGCCTTGGATTCTAGTAGCCCTAGCCGCAATGGTAATCTATCCAGATTTGGCAGACCGGGAATTGGGGTATCCCAAACTGATGCTAGATTTTCTGCCACCAGCCATGCTCGGCATAGTGGTAACCTCCCTGCTTGCCGCATTTATGAGTACCGTGTCTACCTCCATTAACTGGGGAGCCTCCTATCTCACTAATGACCTCTATTTGCGCTTTGTGCATCCCCAGGCCACAGAATCAGAACTCGTCTTAGTGGGGCGGATCGCATCAGTGCTGGTCACGGTTTTAGGAGCCATTGCCGCCTTCTTTGCCACAGACGTTGCCACCGTGTTCCGATTAGTAATTGCCATTGGTACTGGACCGGGATTAGTGTTAATGTTACGTTGGTTCTGGTGGCGGATTAATGCTGCTGCTGAACTAACCGCCATGGTTGCTGGATTTGTAGTCGGGTTTGGTACTAGTGTCGTGCCAGTTATTCAGATTCCTGACTTTGGTTGGCGTCTGCTGGTAACAGCTGGAATTACTGGTGTTTTGTGGGTAGTGGTGATGTTACTCACTCCACCAGAATCTGATACCACCTTAGATGAATTTTATCGACGGGTGCGTCCAGCTGGGCCTGGCTGGAAACGTCAGCAGCTTCGCACCGGTTTAGAGCCAATCCAGGATTTGGAACACGATCTAAAACGGGTGCTGGCATCGATATTGCTAATGTTTGGAGCAATGTTAGCTATTGGAGGATTTTTGTTGCTAAAGCCCTTGACCGGTTGGGTTTCTCTGGTAATAGCCGTTCTAGGATGGATGTGGCTGCGTCAGATTAAGGACAAGAGGGAGTAG
- the ntrB gene encoding nitrate ABC transporter permease, with protein MTSIPKNVTQKKQQLTIFENENFRALLLFIVSLGIFLLFWELGAKMKIFAKGMPTASLTIKELWYWVTHPFYDNGPNDLGIGWNLLISLRRVAIGYTLASIIAVPLGILVGISKIAFKAFNPYFQLLKPVSPLAWLPLGLYIFRNSEMTGIFIITIASIWPTLTNTAFGVANVNPDYLDVSKILGASKWRTIFKVIIPAALPNIISGLRISMGISWLVIVAAEMLLGTGLGYFIWNEWNNLYIPNILVAIFIIGIVGIVLDQIFAYFEKLVSFGKNSS; from the coding sequence ATGACATCAATACCCAAAAACGTAACTCAAAAAAAACAACAACTCACAATCTTTGAAAATGAAAACTTCAGAGCTCTGTTGCTGTTTATCGTTTCCCTAGGCATATTTTTACTGTTTTGGGAATTAGGCGCAAAGATGAAGATTTTTGCTAAGGGTATGCCCACTGCTTCCCTAACCATTAAGGAATTATGGTATTGGGTAACCCATCCATTTTATGACAATGGACCTAATGATTTGGGTATTGGTTGGAATTTGTTAATTAGCCTGCGGAGAGTAGCCATTGGCTACACGTTAGCTTCAATCATTGCTGTGCCTTTGGGAATATTGGTAGGTATTTCCAAAATTGCCTTTAAAGCCTTTAACCCCTACTTCCAGCTTCTTAAACCGGTTTCTCCCCTGGCTTGGTTACCTTTGGGGCTGTATATATTCCGGAACTCAGAGATGACAGGGATTTTCATTATTACCATTGCTAGTATTTGGCCAACCCTAACCAACACAGCGTTTGGTGTGGCCAATGTTAACCCAGATTACCTTGATGTTTCTAAAATTCTGGGCGCTTCTAAATGGCGCACGATTTTTAAAGTGATTATTCCCGCTGCCCTACCTAACATCATCTCTGGTTTGAGAATTAGTATGGGGATTTCTTGGTTGGTGATTGTGGCAGCAGAAATGCTATTGGGTACGGGTTTAGGTTACTTCATTTGGAATGAGTGGAATAACCTTTACATACCCAATATTCTGGTGGCAATTTTTATTATTGGGATTGTGGGTATTGTCCTTGATCAAATATTTGCCTATTTTGAAAAACTGGTTTCTTTCGGTAAAAACTCCTCATGA
- a CDS encoding transposase: MFLNSEQRYTVRKWFGVSRYVFNKTVKLLQSGEVKANWKAIKTDILNDLPEWCKSVPYQIKSIAIKDACTAVREAKKKYKKTFQINRVKFRSRKNPKQSCYIPKSAVSEKGVYHTKLGEISYTESLPSNIGDCRLTSHNGDYYLVVPYEATKEKTENQGRVVALDPGVRTFLTFFSETSVGKIGNGDFSQIQRLCQHLDTLLSKISKAKRGQKRRMIKAARRMIIRIQNLINELHYKAARFLVDNFDVILLPTFETAQMSKKGSRKIRSKTVRNMLNFAHYRFKEFLQHKASETGKIVVDVCEAYTSKTVSWTGEMVNIGGSKTIKSKVDGQVMDRDINGARGIFLRSRSVAYGHALGDTPWLRNQLALVS; encoded by the coding sequence GTGTTCCTAAACTCTGAACAACGATATACTGTTCGTAAATGGTTTGGAGTGTCCCGTTATGTTTTCAATAAAACAGTCAAGCTTCTCCAGAGCGGTGAAGTAAAAGCTAACTGGAAAGCTATTAAGACTGACATCTTAAATGATCTACCGGAATGGTGCAAGTCAGTACCTTATCAAATTAAGTCTATAGCGATTAAGGACGCTTGCACCGCCGTCCGGGAGGCAAAGAAAAAATACAAGAAAACTTTTCAAATAAATCGGGTTAAATTTAGATCTCGTAAAAACCCGAAGCAGTCTTGTTATATCCCAAAGTCGGCAGTATCAGAGAAAGGCGTCTATCACACTAAGCTAGGGGAGATATCCTATACAGAGTCTCTTCCCAGCAACATTGGAGATTGTAGGCTAACTAGTCATAATGGGGATTACTATTTAGTAGTCCCTTACGAAGCAACGAAAGAGAAAACCGAAAACCAAGGGCGAGTAGTTGCTTTAGACCCTGGAGTTAGAACCTTTTTAACTTTCTTCAGTGAGACTTCCGTTGGAAAAATTGGGAATGGAGACTTTTCCCAAATCCAAAGGCTGTGTCAGCATCTAGATACTCTACTGTCTAAAATCAGCAAAGCTAAACGCGGACAAAAACGCCGAATGATAAAAGCTGCTCGAAGGATGATAATTAGGATTCAAAACCTGATAAATGAACTTCATTACAAAGCAGCTAGGTTCCTTGTTGACAATTTTGATGTAATACTGCTTCCTACTTTTGAAACAGCTCAAATGTCTAAGAAGGGAAGTAGAAAAATTAGATCTAAAACTGTCCGCAATATGCTTAATTTTGCTCATTATCGGTTTAAAGAGTTTTTACAACATAAAGCTAGTGAGACCGGAAAGATAGTAGTGGATGTCTGTGAAGCCTACACCAGCAAGACAGTTAGCTGGACTGGTGAAATGGTTAATATTGGTGGAAGTAAGACAATTAAATCTAAAGTTGATGGGCAGGTAATGGACCGAGACATCAACGGCGCTCGTGGCATCTTTCTGCGTTCGCGCAGCGTGGCCTACGGCCATGCCTTGGGAGATACCCCCTGGCTGAGAAATCAGCTTGCATTAGTGAGCTAA
- a CDS encoding ABC transporter substrate-binding protein, translated as MVISSVTKATGKWGNLDSQRGNLSELDLWCMICGGFHMTGEHWKFMAEDMPNDPVDMIEDLTKMGVYKPDTFKMADAVNAADIRKALLLKVAGKGDPKREQLVLELAKQAGGIENAFAAAFGPKAGEFFGDVRHYNSFSRRRFLKNLAVGAALVTLANCTPKQQTQDLKTGENEPPANADSLEKTDLKIGFIPITCATPIIMSEPLGFYSKYGFNAKVVKMPSWGAVRDSAIAGELDAYHMLAPMPIAMTLGLGSATFGVKLASIENINGQAITVANKYKGKINGPADFKGFTIGVPFPYSMHNLLIRYYLATGGVDPDKDVKIRPVPPPDSIAQLVAGDIDAYLMPDPFNQRAVYEDAGFIHKLTKDLWEGHPCCAFAASDAWIEENPNTFRSLNKAIIEAAGYARNPANRPEIAKAISERAFLNQPVEVVEAVLTGNFEDGQGNTKAVPDRIDFDPYPWQSFANWISSQLVRWDLQGDGKVKSAITSEKYDQVGKEIFLTDLARELAKEVGQTPPTEIYRTETLEFDTFDPAKPQEYVDEQIKKYGF; from the coding sequence ATGGTAATTTCATCAGTTACAAAGGCAACGGGAAAATGGGGTAACCTCGATTCCCAAAGAGGTAATCTGAGTGAATTAGATCTATGGTGTATGATTTGTGGTGGCTTCCACATGACGGGTGAACACTGGAAATTTATGGCAGAAGATATGCCTAACGATCCAGTGGATATGATCGAAGACCTCACAAAAATGGGAGTTTATAAACCCGATACGTTTAAGATGGCAGATGCGGTTAATGCTGCTGATATTAGAAAGGCACTGCTACTAAAAGTAGCTGGTAAAGGGGACCCGAAGAGGGAGCAATTAGTCCTAGAGCTAGCTAAACAAGCTGGTGGTATAGAAAATGCTTTTGCTGCTGCCTTTGGTCCTAAAGCTGGAGAATTTTTCGGGGATGTAAGGCATTACAATAGTTTCAGCCGCCGCCGCTTCTTGAAAAATTTAGCAGTAGGTGCTGCATTAGTTACCCTAGCCAACTGTACCCCTAAACAGCAAACTCAGGATTTAAAGACGGGGGAGAATGAACCACCAGCCAATGCAGACAGTCTAGAAAAAACAGACCTAAAAATTGGATTTATCCCGATCACATGTGCCACTCCTATTATTATGTCTGAACCTTTAGGGTTCTACTCCAAGTATGGTTTTAATGCCAAAGTAGTAAAAATGCCTAGCTGGGGTGCGGTTAGGGATTCTGCGATCGCAGGAGAACTGGATGCTTATCATATGCTAGCTCCTATGCCTATTGCCATGACTTTGGGTTTAGGTTCCGCCACCTTTGGAGTTAAACTAGCCAGCATCGAGAACATTAACGGTCAAGCCATTACTGTAGCTAACAAATACAAAGGTAAAATTAACGGTCCCGCCGATTTCAAAGGCTTCACCATCGGTGTACCTTTTCCTTACTCCATGCACAACCTCTTAATTCGTTACTACCTGGCCACTGGGGGAGTTGATCCTGATAAAGATGTCAAAATTCGCCCTGTTCCTCCACCAGATAGTATTGCTCAGTTGGTTGCAGGGGACATTGATGCTTACTTGATGCCCGATCCCTTTAACCAAAGGGCTGTCTATGAAGACGCTGGATTTATCCACAAACTTACCAAGGATTTATGGGAAGGACACCCTTGTTGTGCCTTTGCCGCAAGCGATGCTTGGATTGAGGAAAACCCCAACACTTTCCGCTCCCTCAACAAAGCAATTATCGAAGCTGCAGGTTATGCCCGTAACCCAGCCAATCGTCCAGAAATTGCCAAAGCCATCTCCGAAAGAGCCTTTTTGAACCAGCCGGTGGAAGTGGTGGAAGCTGTACTAACGGGTAACTTTGAAGATGGTCAAGGTAACACCAAAGCTGTACCAGACAGAATTGATTTTGATCCCTATCCTTGGCAGAGCTTTGCCAATTGGATTTCGTCTCAGTTAGTGCGTTGGGATTTGCAAGGAGATGGAAAAGTCAAATCAGCAATCACCTCGGAAAAGTATGATCAAGTGGGTAAAGAAATTTTCCTCACAGATTTAGCTAGGGAATTGGCTAAGGAAGTGGGACAAACTCCACCTACAGAGATTTACCGTACAGAAACCTTGGAATTTGACACCTTTGATCCAGCTAAACCCCAAGAGTATGTGGATGAACAAATCAAAAAATACGGTTTCTAG
- a CDS encoding protealysin inhibitor emfourin codes for MKIYFERSGGFMGMNMATEVDTESLSPEEADQLQGLLNTNSFFELPAQLMSSTPGADQFSYKLTVEVAGRKKTVEIGDTAVPDILQPLLRRLTSMARSRSN; via the coding sequence ATGAAAATATACTTTGAGCGTAGTGGCGGTTTTATGGGAATGAATATGGCAACGGAGGTTGATACTGAATCCCTATCGCCAGAAGAAGCTGATCAGTTGCAAGGTCTGCTGAATACTAATAGTTTCTTTGAGCTACCAGCACAGCTGATGTCATCAACACCGGGTGCAGATCAGTTTAGCTACAAACTGACAGTGGAAGTCGCTGGACGGAAAAAAACTGTGGAAATTGGTGATACAGCAGTTCCAGATATCCTGCAACCTTTGCTAAGACGCTTGACCTCTATGGCACGGTCAAGGTCGAATTAA
- a CDS encoding abortive infection protein, producing the protein MLKIVNLQNPLVIVLVIVILVIGVVFFIYSQAQKKFTEPKPSNYELYRNVQINQPSYYPVNQTLSSSLYQPVSEWIGRLIQPPKDERTTDDSVLFEVYHAAAEYQHLVGQIVTLAWSKDAPEIQDYVKRVTTDINFNQTTEDSMTGGAIHPFRLNHLNRVGPLESLAGARPDDNVIVMVNNPVVTESETRTSLTIAEEPVQITGRFYGLVTIIKREALDSDRFQVSHFNKDSKQFDGPQEIIRIPQATADRYGIPRSTNSQIEDSPLNSAGWYIYGAQDPDGIFVTQGIEPRALMMLEPDQVILGVEEGVTYIKEKNWENTEQQKGTGKTVLLDPLAEQPDAAISPWQEGDRGIVIHLYGGMGGNKKDERALFNMVSGHFAYGIAHVVRDPLSDELRFDIEYDQVYASNPDGIVSGSIKWPNYMGNLQRGWLGNRAVSDVIVKLDAVTQDYEFGDIKLSPLDEFKHQLQVMMARYRTGDGDGAAFASPAESCVQDSNQALYVAIQQIEDEVNANPEIQEWLKSHPADPQIQRFQQLSELGQALEKQLTPLGIVRSDWKENAETLVGVATSDNPIIPILKGLTSWRTILPRRGHDEIASLLLNHGAKLWVIRTNQVGGFDPDIIPYAPTTLF; encoded by the coding sequence ATGTTAAAAATTGTAAATCTCCAAAACCCTTTAGTAATCGTCCTGGTTATAGTAATTTTAGTAATCGGGGTGGTATTTTTTATCTACTCTCAAGCCCAGAAAAAATTTACCGAACCGAAACCATCTAACTACGAACTTTATCGTAACGTTCAGATAAATCAACCTAGTTATTATCCTGTAAATCAGACCCTATCATCAAGTCTTTATCAACCCGTTAGTGAGTGGATAGGACGACTGATCCAGCCGCCAAAGGATGAACGAACAACTGATGATTCTGTACTGTTTGAAGTCTACCATGCTGCTGCTGAGTATCAGCATTTGGTGGGACAAATTGTGACTTTAGCATGGAGTAAAGATGCTCCAGAGATCCAAGACTATGTGAAGCGAGTTACCACAGATATTAATTTTAATCAAACCACTGAAGATAGCATGACAGGGGGCGCTATCCATCCGTTTCGATTAAATCATCTAAATCGGGTAGGTCCCCTGGAATCTTTGGCTGGAGCTAGACCTGACGATAATGTGATTGTCATGGTAAACAATCCAGTTGTGACTGAGTCAGAAACAAGGACGTCTTTGACTATTGCCGAAGAGCCAGTGCAAATTACTGGTCGCTTCTATGGCTTGGTTACTATTATTAAACGGGAGGCTCTTGACAGCGATCGCTTTCAAGTATCGCACTTTAATAAAGACTCAAAACAATTTGATGGACCTCAAGAAATTATTCGTATTCCTCAAGCGACGGCTGACCGGTATGGCATCCCTAGATCTACCAATTCCCAGATTGAAGACTCTCCTCTAAATAGCGCTGGTTGGTATATTTATGGTGCTCAGGATCCTGACGGCATTTTTGTTACCCAAGGGATTGAACCTAGGGCGTTGATGATGCTAGAGCCAGATCAAGTAATTTTGGGAGTTGAGGAAGGGGTAACTTACATTAAGGAAAAAAATTGGGAAAATACCGAACAGCAAAAAGGTACTGGCAAGACAGTTCTGCTGGATCCTTTAGCTGAACAACCAGACGCTGCGATATCCCCTTGGCAGGAGGGAGACCGGGGAATTGTGATCCATCTTTATGGGGGAATGGGTGGTAATAAAAAAGATGAACGTGCCCTTTTTAATATGGTAAGCGGTCACTTTGCCTATGGTATTGCTCATGTAGTGCGTGACCCATTAAGCGATGAATTACGCTTTGATATAGAGTACGATCAAGTTTATGCTAGTAACCCCGATGGCATTGTTTCAGGGTCAATCAAATGGCCGAACTATATGGGAAATTTGCAGCGGGGTTGGTTAGGCAATCGAGCTGTTTCTGATGTGATTGTTAAATTAGATGCAGTCACCCAAGACTACGAGTTCGGTGATATTAAACTATCACCCTTGGACGAATTTAAGCATCAGTTACAAGTAATGATGGCTCGCTACCGCACGGGGGATGGTGACGGTGCAGCATTTGCTTCACCAGCAGAGTCCTGTGTGCAAGACTCCAATCAAGCGCTGTATGTAGCCATCCAACAGATAGAAGATGAAGTGAATGCCAATCCTGAGATTCAAGAGTGGTTGAAAAGTCATCCAGCAGACCCCCAAATTCAGCGATTTCAACAATTATCAGAGTTGGGACAAGCACTAGAAAAACAGCTGACTCCCCTAGGAATTGTTCGTAGTGACTGGAAGGAAAATGCTGAAACCTTGGTGGGAGTTGCTACCAGTGACAATCCCATTATCCCGATCCTCAAAGGACTTACTAGCTGGCGCACTATACTACCACGACGTGGTCATGATGAAATAGCTAGTCTTTTGTTAAACCATGGTGCTAAACTTTGGGTTATCCGCACTAATCAAGTGGGAGGATTTGATCCGGATATTATTCCCTATGCTCCGACTACGTTATTTTAG
- a CDS encoding IS607 family transposase, with product MALVPLRKAVELTGLSGNTLRKYADNGTIKCEKTPGGTRLFDSRDLLRFGKAPKSDRLRCYTICYCRVSSNKQRDDLARQVPYLHSLFPEAEIIKDIGSGLNYKRKGLKTILERIVCGDKLTLVVACRDRLSRFGFELIEYLVSLNGGKILVLDQSESCPESELTADILSIIHVFSRHIHGLRKYGKKIKEDTSVPKL from the coding sequence ATGGCACTAGTTCCTCTACGTAAGGCGGTCGAACTTACGGGATTGTCGGGGAACACTCTACGGAAGTATGCGGATAATGGAACCATCAAATGCGAAAAAACCCCTGGCGGAACACGACTCTTTGACTCTAGAGATCTTCTCCGTTTTGGAAAAGCTCCAAAGTCTGACAGATTGCGTTGTTACACCATCTGTTACTGTCGAGTCAGTAGTAACAAACAACGAGACGATCTTGCCCGCCAAGTCCCTTACCTCCACTCCCTCTTCCCGGAAGCGGAAATCATCAAAGACATCGGGTCAGGACTCAACTACAAAAGGAAAGGTCTTAAAACCATATTGGAACGAATTGTGTGCGGAGATAAACTCACGCTTGTTGTTGCCTGTAGAGACCGACTCAGCCGATTTGGGTTTGAACTCATTGAGTACTTGGTCAGTCTCAACGGTGGAAAAATCTTGGTTCTCGACCAGTCTGAAAGTTGTCCCGAATCCGAGCTTACCGCAGATATTCTCTCAATCATTCACGTCTTTTCGCGGCATATCCACGGACTCAGAAAGTACGGGAAGAAAATCAAAGAAGATACGAGTGTTCCTAAACTCTGA